The Steroidobacteraceae bacterium genomic interval GCCGTCCGATCTGAATCGACCTCTCGCCTCGATCACGGGCAATGCTGGCGAGCACGGCCAGCAGATCGATCTCGGCAACATCCTGTTTCTCTGCCTGCGCCTCGCGCAGGAGTCTCACCCCGGCTCGTTGCGCTTTGGCGAACCTGCCCTGCCTGCGGTCTATTTCCAGGCGTTTCGCGGACAGTTGCAAAACGTAGGCCCGGTTGCCGAGCTCCTGAAATATGCGAACTGCTTCGTCGATGTCTCTTTGGGCGAGATCCAGGCGCCCCACCGCAAGATGGATGTCGCCTCTGTCAGCAATCGTCACTGCTTCGAAAAACCGGTCATTGCCCTCGCGGGCGATTGCCAGCGATTTTTCGATACGCGGCATTGCGAGATCAAATTGGCCGCGAGCCAGGTACAACAAGGCCAGCATGTTCTCTACCCGGCCGAGACCCTGGCGATCGCCGATGGCTTCCCGGATTTCGGCCGATGCCTTGTGCAATGCCTCGGCGTCATCCAGCTTGCCCTGCTCGCGCTTCAATAACCCCTGATTATTGAGCATCATGGCTTCGTTGCGACGATCGCCGACCAAGCGGAAATTCTGTACCGCCAGCTGGTAATTGCGATCCGCGTCATCTAGCCTGCCTTCGTCGATCGCGATATTGGCCAGTGCCCCGTAGAGATTGCCGGGGACGATCTCGCGCCTCGCCTCCTGAAAGAGACCCAGAGCCCGCATGAGGTGCTCGCGCGCCAAAGCGAACTGACTACGATCCTCGGCGATGTAAGCTCGGTTCACAAGTATGTGAGCGACCAGATCGAGATCATCGAGTTCGCGAGCGATCGCTTCTGCATCGGCATAAGTTGCGTCGGATTCATCGATTCGCCCGGTGCGATTGAGCAGGATGCCGAGACGCAGGAGAACATTGGCACGCAGATGGCGTGTGGCAGGCGCGCGGGCGTCGCGCTCATCGAGCTGTTGCAGCAACTCGCGGAACATCTTCTCGGCGATCGCCGTCTCGCCAAGAATGCGTGCGCAAGAGGCATAGAACATCTTGGGTTCGAGCAGTTTTGGTTGTTGAACCATTGCCGCACTCAAGAGCGCCTTGGCGTCGGTGCATCTGCCTTCGAGCTCGAGTGCCCGTCCGCGAGCATAGGATTCGTTGACGAATGGATCATCGGAGATCGCTTCGCCAACCGCGGGTAATCGCTGTGAGGCAGCCATCTCCGCAGCAACCCTGGTTGCAGCATTGCGTGCAAGTTGCAGCAAATCGGCTCCGGCGAACATGGCATCCCCCGCCGAGCGGTCATCGCCGCGTAGCTCGGTGCGCATGCGGTAGACATCGCCCTGCTTCTCGAGCCGCGCTGCGACCAGGAAATTGGCACCGTGGGCCTGTCGTAGTGTCTGCGCCAACCAGGCTGCAGTCCGCGTACTCGCGTTGGCCTGTTGCACACTGCTGAGGCGAACGACGTCGCCATCGTCAACGACCCGAAAGTTGGCATTTCGCAGGCCATCGGCGAGTACGCTCATCAATCCGAGTCGAGTCCAGTCAAGATCTGCATCACCCGTCTGATTCTCGACCGGCAGCACAGCGATCCGTACCGGGGCCTGTTGTGCGGTCTCGACACCACGCCGGAACGAGCCGTAACCGACGACGAGTGCCATTACCGCAGCGGCAAGCCACAGGGGCCAGCGCTTGGGCGCAGGCGGACCTGGGGGAGGCAGGGATCCGGGTCCTGCAGGCGCGTCAGGCGGCAACGTGCCGCGCTGCGGGGCACGACTGGCGTCCGTGAGTTCGGCCACGAATCGATAGCCATGGCCGTGCACCGTGCCGATAACGCCCTGGCGGTCGGCATCATCGCCCACGGCAAGTCTCGCCCGGCGCACGGCCTTGGTCAGGGACGCCTCGGTCACGATGACATCAGACCAGATGGCGGACTGTAGTTCGTCCTTGTCGACTGCCCGCTCGCGGTGCTCGATCAAATACACAAGCAAATCAAAGGCTTTTGGCTGCAGTTCGACCGCCTCGCCGTCCCGGCGTATTTCGCGCCGACCCGCGTCGACGACGTAATCGGCGAAGCGGTAGATCCGTTCTGCGCCAGCGTTACCAGGGTCGGTCATCGTGAAAATGAAGCCAGTCCGAAAAGGGTCCGTGAATGATCCGGACGTGGTCCGTACTTGTAAAGCCGGTTCGGCGACGCTTACGCCGTGGCACCGCCACGCAATGCCCGCTGATCACAAGGACCTCAGCATGACTCGACCTTCACCCTCTGCCTGGGCCCGGCCAGAACCCCTACCCGCACTTGGAGCCACCCGGCAATCAAGCCGGACACAGTGGGGCAAAACCCGCCTCGCACCGCCGTCAGCCGACGGCTGCAGCCTGCCTCGCTTGCGAGCACGCGATCGATCGCATTTTCTGCACCCATTCACGAATCACCGCCGCATGCGCGAGCAGGGCACTCAGGTCTTCGTGCGCGGTGAGGGAATACACCTCATCGATGCCAATGGCCGCCGATACATCGACGGCATGTCTGGCCTGTGGTGCGTAACACTCGGCTACAGCCAGAGCGAAATCGTTGCCGCAGCAACCGCAAAGCTGAACGAGCTACCGTTCTGCAGCAGCTTCTTCGGCGCGACCCACCCGGCCGCCATCGAACTCGCCGATACCATCGCCTCGCTGACCCCGACGGGACTTGATCAGGTGTTCTTCAGCAATTCCGGATCCGAAGCGAATGACACTGCGATTCGAGCCGTACGCCACTATTGGGAACTGCGCGCGCAGCCGAGGCGGCGGGTCATTATCTCTCGTCACAACGCCTACCACGGCAGTACCTACATCGGCGCGAGCCTCGGAGGCTTCGCCTGCATGCATGCGCAGGGTGGTTTGCCACTGCCGGAGATCATGCATATTCGCCAACCGTACCACTTTGCCGAAGGTAAGGGCGAGGCACCGGAGCAATTCGGCCTGACAGCCGCCCGCGCTCTCGAAGAGGCAATCCTGCGCTGCGGGCCCGATCGCGTGGCCGCGTTCATCGCCGAACCCATCCAGGCTGCGGGCGGCGTGATCATACCGCCGGCGACCTACTGGCCTGCCATAGAACGCATCGCGCAGCGCTACGGTGTTCTGGTGATCGCCGACGAAGTTGTCTGCGGATTCGGCCGCACCGGCGTGTGGTTCGGTTGCCAACACCAACACTTCACGCCCGATGTCATGACCATGTCCAAAGGACTGACGTCCGGCTATGCGCCGCTCGCGGCGACCGTGCTGTCACATGAAATAGCCGAGGTCATTCGCGACCATGACGGCGAATTCGAACACGGATTCACCTGCTCCGCGCATCCCGTCTCGTGCGCGGTTGCCAACAAAACAATAGAAATTCTCCACCGCGAACGAGTGGTAGAAACCATTCGCCGCGAGACCGGACCTTATCTGGCCATGCGATTGGGAAACCTCGGCGCACACGCGAGTGTTGGCGAGGTGCGCTCGGTCGGCCTGATGGCCGCGATCGAACTGCGGCGGCAGGACGCAAGCAGCGGTAACGACACACCTGCCGGGCTCCTTGGGCAGACTTTTCGCAGGCTGTGCGCGGATGCCGACCTGATCGTCCGCGCCGAAGGCGACACGGTCATGCTAGCGCCGCCTTTGATCAGCACTCGCAATGATATCGACAATATCGTGGCGCGACTCGACAGCGTCTGTCGAAAGCTCACACGGACCGCGGGCCGATCGTAACGACTGCGGATTACCTCAACCTGTCAATCGAACTCGCAATAACGGAGATATTTCGATGTGGAACAACATTTCGCAAAACATGTCCAGTCCATATGCCGGCATAGTCCTTGCCATCGTGCTCAGTGTCCTCGGCGCAGCTGCAGACACTTGTCTCAAGGCAGCCAGCCACCAATCCCATCCGTTCATGAATTTCTGGTTTGTCCTCGGCACCGTGGCAACGCTTGCCTTTGCCGTCGGTTGGGTTTTCCTGATGCAGATGATGAAACTGGGCACAGCGGGAGTCCTGTACGCGGTGAGCAGCAGCCTGTTGCTGGTCGGCATCGGCTACCTGATATTCGGGGAACGCCTGACGACAGCGGAGGTGACCGGCGTCGCCATGGCCGTCGGGTCCTTTGTGCTGTTGGGCCGACTTATTTGAGCCTTTACTTGCGCTAGAACGACTTCGTAACGCCAAGAAATGCAATGATCAACAACGTCGCGTAAAGCGCGAGCACGTAGCGGATGGCGCTATTGATACCCGCGCTGATGTCGGTCTCGATTTCCGGCTTGCTTCCCTCGACGGCAAGCCGGGCGAAAGCCGGTGCGACAGGTCGAAACGCATGGTCGATCCCGATCGCCAGCGCGAAGATGGTTGCGAAGAGCGTCACCTTCAGGGCGAGCCAGGCAGGCGGAAATGGTCCCGAACCGAGCAGCGATGCCACTCCCGCGCCGCCTATGCCAAGCATTGCGAGCGCCTGAAAAGCGAGGTGCAGGCGATTGAGACGCTCGGCGCGCGCGGTGCCAGCGCTTTTCCCCAATTGAACCAGCAGGACAATCCAGGTTGCGGCAATCAACCACGCCAGCGCCTGCCAGACGGCAGGTATATCGACATAGCCGCCGGCGTCACACAGAGCGAGGCCTACGGGGAACATCAGCGCGAAGCAGATGCGCGGCGTCGTATCGATAACCAGCGCCATCTTCAGGGAAAATGCCCGTTCGGCGAAGGACAAACTTGCTGTGCGCGCGACGCGTGCGAGCAAAAATACGCCGAGATCCGCACCGAGCCAATAAACGAACAGCAGGATATGAATGAACACCCAGATCTTGTACTCGGACATGTCTGCTCCACACGCCCGACAAAGACGCTTGAGTTAATGTGCGGGCGGGCCTGAAAAGTAGAAATCGTACTCTTTTTTGAGTTCGAGCAGCTTGCTGTCCTTGGCCGCGGCGATCGTGAATTCACCAGCCGTAGACTTCACCCAATCGAGCCCCTCCTGGCCAAGACCATAGGTGGGATCGTTCTGATTCGCCCAAATGTTGATCGCGCGCGTGAACCCTTTCTGGTACTCATAGGAAGCGACGGGTTCGCCATGGACCAGCACCTCGTAGCTGACGATCAAGCTGTTCTTGGTTACCACCGGCAACAGACCAAGGGTGCCGCCCGCAAGCACTGCGGACAATGCGCCGGCCGCCTTGCCGCCGGCCGTCGGCTGTAGAGTGTGCGTGATGCGCAACGTTATCGGACTGCCCACCAGTTCCTTGTCCAGATTCCTGAACGCCGCGTGGGTCTTGATGATATCCAGCAGCTCCTGGCTTGCGACGGAACTGGCATAGTTCATCGCCGGCAGGCCCGCGTCGGACTCCTCTGCGCCGACCGGGCAGGCCGAGACCGCCAAGGCCACGAAGAGGATGGAGATTTTCATTCTGCGCATGTTCTGTATGCAGTTGTTCATTGATAGCAACTCAGTTGCACGACTGCGCCGAGCGCCGCGTCATTGGCGGTGCGCATGCCGCCGGCCTCAGCGGGCGCCACTTCCGTGAATTCGATATTCGATTTCCTGAGGAACATCGCGGCGTACCGTGCGTCCAGTGCGAAATTGACGTTCTGCGGCAGGACGCCATCCTTGATCAGACGAGCGGCATTCAAGGTGCCAACCGTCACTCCAAGCAATTCTCCGGCATCGGAGACGACCGGTCCGCCGCTCGCACCGGGCTGGATCGGCGCAGAGAACTGGAATATCCCCATGGAGCCTTTCAGCCCGCCGCTTGCACTCACATTGCCGCGCGTCAGATTGGGCGAAGCAGCAAGGAGACCCTGTAACGGATAGCCGACGTTGGTGACAGCCTCGCCGAGCATGACCTCTTCC includes:
- a CDS encoding aminotransferase, which gives rise to MTRPSPSAWARPEPLPALGATRQSSRTQWGKTRLAPPSADGCSLPRLRARDRSHFLHPFTNHRRMREQGTQVFVRGEGIHLIDANGRRYIDGMSGLWCVTLGYSQSEIVAAATAKLNELPFCSSFFGATHPAAIELADTIASLTPTGLDQVFFSNSGSEANDTAIRAVRHYWELRAQPRRRVIISRHNAYHGSTYIGASLGGFACMHAQGGLPLPEIMHIRQPYHFAEGKGEAPEQFGLTAARALEEAILRCGPDRVAAFIAEPIQAAGGVIIPPATYWPAIERIAQRYGVLVIADEVVCGFGRTGVWFGCQHQHFTPDVMTMSKGLTSGYAPLAATVLSHEIAEVIRDHDGEFEHGFTCSAHPVSCAVANKTIEILHRERVVETIRRETGPYLAMRLGNLGAHASVGEVRSVGLMAAIELRRQDASSGNDTPAGLLGQTFRRLCADADLIVRAEGDTVMLAPPLISTRNDIDNIVARLDSVCRKLTRTAGRS
- a CDS encoding tetratricopeptide repeat protein yields the protein MTDPGNAGAERIYRFADYVVDAGRREIRRDGEAVELQPKAFDLLVYLIEHRERAVDKDELQSAIWSDVIVTEASLTKAVRRARLAVGDDADRQGVIGTVHGHGYRFVAELTDASRAPQRGTLPPDAPAGPGSLPPPGPPAPKRWPLWLAAAVMALVVGYGSFRRGVETAQQAPVRIAVLPVENQTGDADLDWTRLGLMSVLADGLRNANFRVVDDGDVVRLSSVQQANASTRTAAWLAQTLRQAHGANFLVAARLEKQGDVYRMRTELRGDDRSAGDAMFAGADLLQLARNAATRVAAEMAASQRLPAVGEAISDDPFVNESYARGRALELEGRCTDAKALLSAAMVQQPKLLEPKMFYASCARILGETAIAEKMFRELLQQLDERDARAPATRHLRANVLLRLGILLNRTGRIDESDATYADAEAIARELDDLDLVAHILVNRAYIAEDRSQFALAREHLMRALGLFQEARREIVPGNLYGALANIAIDEGRLDDADRNYQLAVQNFRLVGDRRNEAMMLNNQGLLKREQGKLDDAEALHKASAEIREAIGDRQGLGRVENMLALLYLARGQFDLAMPRIEKSLAIAREGNDRFFEAVTIADRGDIHLAVGRLDLAQRDIDEAVRIFQELGNRAYVLQLSAKRLEIDRRQGRFAKAQRAGVRLLREAQAEKQDVAEIDLLAVLASIARDRGERSIQIGRQVEALERARSVGHQGKVVSTSIALAESYMEDGALSKAEPLLGTLVDAPESYELMRLRAAWADVHGEAVAAATAMLRAKALAGQRWSEADAAALLRYQAIR